The Streptomyces sp. NBC_00224 genome has a window encoding:
- the zapE gene encoding cell division protein ZapE, whose translation MSTSPITEAAPLSLCAREPHVPADRLVAEMVPPPRFDSVRFETYVPDPNQPSQSEAVKVLGSFAASLGGAHATGSGRRKWFARKPAAPAAPRGVYLDGGYGVGKTHLLASLWHATPAEPALKAFGTFVELTNLVGALGFQQTVRTLSGHRLLCIDEFELDDPGDTVLVSSLLGKLVEQGVALAATSNTLPGKLGEGRFAAVDFLREIQGLSAHFRPLRIDGEDYRHRGLPEAPAPYSDEQVAKAAYATEGAALDDFPGLLGHLSRVHPSRYGALTDGVTAVCLTDVQPVPDQSTALRLVVLADRLYDREVPVLASGAPFDRLFSDEMLNGGYRKKYFRAISRLTALARDAKGLVEQ comes from the coding sequence GTGTCGACCAGTCCCATAACCGAAGCGGCCCCGCTGTCGCTCTGCGCGCGCGAGCCGCATGTCCCCGCCGACCGTCTCGTGGCCGAGATGGTGCCGCCGCCGCGGTTCGACTCGGTCCGCTTCGAGACGTACGTACCGGACCCGAACCAGCCGAGCCAGAGCGAGGCCGTCAAGGTGCTCGGCTCCTTCGCGGCCAGTCTGGGCGGGGCGCACGCCACCGGGAGCGGGCGCCGCAAGTGGTTCGCCAGGAAGCCCGCCGCACCCGCCGCGCCGCGCGGGGTCTACCTGGACGGCGGGTACGGGGTGGGCAAGACCCATCTGCTCGCCTCGCTGTGGCACGCCACCCCGGCCGAGCCCGCGCTCAAAGCGTTCGGCACCTTCGTGGAGCTGACGAACCTGGTCGGCGCGCTGGGCTTCCAGCAGACCGTGCGCACCCTGAGCGGGCACCGGCTGCTCTGCATCGACGAGTTCGAGCTGGACGACCCGGGCGACACGGTCCTGGTGTCGTCGCTGCTCGGCAAGCTGGTGGAGCAGGGCGTGGCGCTGGCCGCGACCTCCAACACGCTGCCCGGCAAGCTGGGCGAGGGCCGGTTCGCGGCCGTCGACTTCCTGCGCGAGATCCAGGGCCTGTCGGCGCACTTCCGCCCGCTGCGGATCGACGGCGAGGACTACCGTCACCGGGGGCTGCCCGAGGCTCCGGCGCCGTACTCGGACGAGCAGGTCGCCAAGGCCGCGTACGCGACCGAGGGCGCGGCGCTCGACGACTTCCCCGGGCTGCTCGGCCATCTGTCGCGGGTCCACCCCAGCCGGTACGGGGCGCTCACCGACGGCGTGACGGCGGTGTGCCTCACCGATGTGCAGCCGGTTCCCGACCAGTCGACCGCGCTGCGGCTCGTGGTCCTGGCCGACCGGCTCTACGACCGCGAGGTGCCGGTGCTGGCATCCGGGGCCCCCTTCGACCGGCTGTTCAGTGACGAGATGCTGAACGGCGGTTACCGGAAGAAGTACTTCCGGGCCATCTCCCGGCTCACCGCCCTCGCTCGTGACGCGAAGGGGCTTGTGGAGCAGTAG